A single region of the Elstera cyanobacteriorum genome encodes:
- a CDS encoding orotate phosphoribosyltransferase codes for MSLTPAQAVARLLLEIEAVHIRPQQPFTFTSGTLSPVYVDCRKIIGFPRARKAVIDFAVQKISEGIGYERIDAVAGGETAGIPYAAWIADRLGLPMLYVRKKPKGFGRNAQIEGSFKDGDRVLLVEDLASQGGSKVTFINALREAGAQCDHTLVVFFYAAFGGGLKVLDDLGVTLHYLSTWKEVLEVADIDKRTSAADMVEVRSFLADPDAWSKAHGGP; via the coding sequence ATGTCGCTTACGCCCGCCCAAGCCGTCGCCCGCCTGCTGCTGGAAATCGAGGCGGTGCATATCCGCCCGCAGCAGCCCTTCACCTTCACCTCGGGCACGCTTAGCCCGGTCTATGTCGATTGCCGCAAGATCATCGGCTTCCCACGCGCCCGCAAAGCCGTGATCGACTTTGCCGTGCAGAAGATTTCCGAAGGCATCGGCTATGAGCGGATCGATGCGGTGGCAGGCGGGGAGACGGCGGGCATTCCCTATGCCGCCTGGATCGCCGATCGGCTGGGCCTACCGATGCTCTATGTGCGCAAAAAGCCCAAGGGCTTCGGGCGCAACGCCCAGATCGAAGGCAGCTTTAAGGATGGCGACCGCGTTCTGCTGGTCGAAGACCTCGCCAGCCAAGGCGGCAGCAAGGTTACCTTCATCAACGCCCTGCGCGAAGCGGGCGCCCAGTGCGACCATACGTTGGTGGTTTTCTTCTACGCGGCCTTCGGCGGCGGGCTAAAGGTGTTGGACGACCTCGGGGTCACCCTGCATTACCTCTCCACCTGGAAAGAGGTGCTGGAAGTGGCCGATATCGACAAGCGCACGTCGGCCGCCGATATGGTGGAAGTCCGCAGCTTCCTGGCCGATCCCGACGCTTGGTCGAAGGCCCACGGCGGGCCGTAG
- a CDS encoding thiol-disulfide oxidoreductase DCC family protein: MTDTPPTCTTLYNGSCPVCRVEIDHYRRIDGAAGLGLGWVDIAADPAEAQARGFDPIAVRKRLHVLDAEGRVHIGIDAFLLLWSHLPRYRWLGRIIGARGIKPVAVFLYDRALAPLLFAWDRRRHR; this comes from the coding sequence ATGACCGACACGCCGCCCACCTGCACCACGCTCTATAATGGCTCCTGCCCGGTCTGCCGGGTGGAAATCGACCATTACCGCCGGATCGATGGCGCGGCGGGCCTCGGCCTCGGGTGGGTCGATATCGCCGCCGACCCGGCCGAGGCGCAGGCGCGTGGTTTCGATCCCATCGCGGTACGTAAGCGTCTGCATGTATTGGATGCCGAGGGGCGGGTGCATATCGGCATCGACGCTTTCTTGCTGCTCTGGTCGCACCTGCCGCGCTACCGCTGGCTCGGGCGGATCATCGGCGCGCGGGGGATCAAGCCGGTGGCGGTGTTTCTCTATGATCGCGCGCTGGCGCCGCTGCTGTTTGCTTGGGACCGGCGGCGGCATAGGTAG
- a CDS encoding efflux RND transporter periplasmic adaptor subunit: protein MRAKIGWLGAGAVLVIGGIVGWQSPQVRGWVQAQVGTAQSEAPAAGQGRGGARPPQPVFASPAEQGPQPVEITAIGSVQATEVVGVKARIDGIILDVHITDGQEVKEGDLLFTLDSRSIEAQLRQAEANLQRDQALSTNAKRTLDRQTALVASNIASQSALDTARTAATTADQSIKASQAQIEALRVSLGYTKITAPISGRAGEIKLTKGNLVKANDTNSLVTIRKLRPINVLFSVPQKHFSELRDAMKTGKVAVTAQIPDRPELTVSGEVTFYDNTIDQTTGTFQAKATFVNQDSALWPGMFAPLVVRLGVEANAISVPTAAIQTGQQGQFVYIVAPAEGAPEAKQAELRPITVARTVGARSVIAKGLKPGEIVVTDGQLRLTNGTRVEIRDPNATAPRGNRPGGGQAPAAQSGAATTAQQPPARS from the coding sequence ATGCGGGCGAAAATTGGCTGGTTGGGCGCGGGCGCGGTACTGGTGATCGGCGGAATTGTCGGATGGCAATCGCCGCAGGTGCGCGGCTGGGTTCAGGCCCAGGTCGGCACGGCCCAAAGCGAGGCGCCTGCCGCCGGGCAGGGCCGCGGCGGCGCCCGCCCGCCGCAACCGGTTTTTGCCAGCCCCGCCGAACAAGGGCCGCAACCGGTGGAAATCACCGCCATCGGCTCCGTCCAAGCGACCGAAGTGGTCGGCGTTAAAGCGCGGATCGACGGCATTATCCTCGACGTTCATATCACCGATGGGCAGGAGGTGAAGGAAGGCGATCTGCTCTTCACGCTCGACAGCCGGTCGATTGAAGCGCAGTTACGACAGGCGGAAGCCAATTTGCAGCGCGATCAAGCGCTCTCGACCAACGCCAAACGCACACTGGACCGGCAAACCGCGCTGGTCGCCAGTAACATCGCCTCCCAATCCGCCCTGGATACCGCCCGCACCGCCGCAACCACCGCCGATCAATCGATTAAAGCCAGCCAAGCACAGATCGAAGCGCTGCGCGTCAGCCTCGGTTATACCAAGATCACCGCCCCGATCAGCGGGCGCGCTGGGGAAATCAAGCTGACCAAGGGCAACCTGGTGAAGGCGAATGACACAAACTCGCTGGTCACTATCCGCAAGTTACGCCCGATCAATGTGCTGTTCTCGGTCCCGCAGAAGCATTTCTCGGAACTCCGGGACGCGATGAAGACCGGCAAAGTCGCTGTGACCGCGCAAATCCCCGACCGGCCCGAGTTGACCGTGAGCGGCGAAGTGACCTTCTACGACAATACCATCGATCAGACGACCGGCACCTTCCAGGCCAAGGCGACCTTCGTTAATCAGGATAGTGCACTGTGGCCGGGGATGTTCGCGCCGCTGGTCGTGCGCCTTGGCGTCGAAGCCAATGCCATTAGCGTCCCGACCGCCGCCATCCAGACCGGGCAGCAGGGGCAGTTCGTCTACATCGTCGCGCCCGCCGAAGGGGCGCCGGAGGCCAAGCAGGCCGAGTTACGCCCGATTACCGTTGCCCGCACGGTCGGCGCCCGCAGCGTCATCGCCAAGGGGCTGAAGCCGGGTGAAATCGTTGTAACCGATGGGCAGTTGCGCCTGACCAACGGCACCCGCGTCGAGATCCGTGACCCGAACGCCACCGCCCCGCGCGGCAATCGCCCCGGCGGCGGCCAAGCTCCCGCCGCCCAATCGGGGGCCGCCACCACCGCCCAACAGCCGCCCGCCCGCAGCTAA
- a CDS encoding enoyl-CoA hydratase/isomerase family protein, with protein sequence MTMSALGVARQGGIVTVTLNRPEKLNVLNADLWRSVGAALTELAEDDSIRCVILTGAGNHFCAGGDISEFQTLRADPDQARAYAKLMYATLTQLENFPHPLVAAIEGRCIGGGVELACLSDVRIAGAGATFGVPINKLGFVMSYPEIGAFIRALGRKAAVEILLEGRIFGVDEAKGYGIVSRIVEDGQALIEAQQAAERIAAGAPLVNRWHKKFARRLDDPAPLTDADLAEGFACFDTEDYQTGIAAFVNKRSPEFKGR encoded by the coding sequence ATGACGATGTCAGCATTGGGGGTGGCGCGGCAGGGCGGTATTGTAACGGTGACGCTGAACCGGCCTGAAAAACTCAATGTGCTGAATGCCGATCTTTGGCGCAGTGTCGGCGCCGCGCTGACGGAGCTTGCCGAAGACGATAGTATTCGCTGCGTTATTTTGACCGGCGCAGGTAATCATTTCTGCGCGGGCGGCGATATTTCGGAATTCCAGACGCTGCGCGCCGATCCCGATCAGGCCCGCGCCTATGCCAAGCTGATGTATGCGACGCTGACCCAGCTTGAAAATTTCCCCCATCCGCTGGTGGCCGCCATCGAAGGCCGCTGCATCGGCGGCGGGGTAGAACTCGCCTGCCTGTCGGATGTGCGGATTGCCGGGGCGGGGGCGACCTTCGGGGTGCCGATCAACAAGCTCGGCTTCGTCATGTCCTACCCGGAAATCGGTGCCTTCATCCGGGCGCTGGGGCGCAAGGCCGCTGTCGAAATTCTGCTGGAAGGCCGTATCTTTGGCGTCGATGAGGCGAAGGGCTACGGCATCGTCTCCCGCATCGTCGAGGATGGTCAGGCGCTGATCGAAGCACAGCAGGCGGCAGAGCGCATCGCCGCCGGGGCGCCGCTGGTCAACCGTTGGCACAAGAAATTCGCCCGCCGCCTTGATGATCCCGCGCCACTGACCGATGCCGACCTGGCGGAAGGGTTCGCCTGCTTCGATACCGAAGATTATCAGACCGGCATTGCCGCATTCGTAAACAAACGTAGCCCTGAGTTCAAAGGACGCTAA
- a CDS encoding division plane positioning ATPase MipZ — protein MAHIIVLGNEKGGSGKSTTAMHLIIGLLREGLSVASLDLDARQGTLTRYFQNRTAFRAMSGAQIPIPEHASLLPAEAEKFDEVVEGLWRRHQVLVIDCPGADTPLSRKAHIIADTLITPLNDSFIDFDVIGHVDPDTLAVLRPSTYAEMVWEQRKRRALGRLPPLDWIVMRNRLAHVDARNKQLVAQALEALAGRVGFRIAPGFSERVIFRELFLKGLTLLDLRDEGVNAQVSMSHVAARQEVRALLSVLNLPDLPTLSSE, from the coding sequence ATGGCGCATATCATCGTTCTGGGGAATGAGAAGGGCGGATCGGGTAAATCCACCACGGCGATGCATTTGATCATCGGGCTGCTACGCGAAGGGCTGAGCGTCGCCTCGCTCGATCTCGACGCGCGCCAAGGCACGCTGACGCGCTATTTCCAGAACCGCACGGCCTTTCGGGCGATGTCTGGCGCGCAAATCCCGATCCCAGAGCATGCGTCCCTGCTGCCCGCCGAAGCCGAGAAGTTCGATGAGGTGGTGGAAGGCCTGTGGCGCCGTCATCAAGTGCTGGTCATCGACTGCCCGGGGGCCGATACGCCGCTGTCGCGCAAGGCGCATATCATCGCCGATACGCTGATCACGCCGCTCAACGATAGTTTCATCGACTTTGACGTGATCGGCCATGTCGATCCCGACACGCTGGCGGTTTTGCGCCCGTCAACCTATGCCGAAATGGTATGGGAGCAGCGCAAGCGCCGCGCGCTCGGGCGCCTGCCGCCGCTCGATTGGATCGTTATGCGCAACCGCCTTGCCCATGTCGATGCGCGCAATAAGCAGTTGGTGGCGCAAGCGCTCGAAGCACTGGCGGGGCGGGTGGGATTCCGCATTGCGCCTGGGTTTTCCGAGCGCGTGATCTTCCGCGAGTTGTTTTTGAAGGGGCTAACCCTGCTGGATCTGCGCGACGAAGGGGTGAATGCCCAGGTGTCGATGAGCCATGTCGCCGCCCGGCAGGAAGTGCGCGCGCTGCTCTCGGTCCTCAATCTACCGGATTTGCCGACGCTTTCCAGCGAGTAG
- the gltX gene encoding glutamate--tRNA ligase — translation MSTITRFAPSPTGMLHIGGARTALFTILYARHTGGKALLRIDDTDRERSTDAAVQAIFEGLDWLGLTFDGEPTFQHTRLARHIEVAEQLLAAGKAYRCYATAEELEEMRKSAARRGLPPRYDGRWRDRDPSEAPEGATFVIRLKAPRTGSTIIPDRVHGTITFANSDLDDFVLLRADGSPTYMLSTVVDDIDMGVTHVIRGDDHMTNAARQAQIYDALGAARPVYAHIPLIHGPDGQKLSKRHGAVGIGEYRDQGYLPEAVLSYLMGLGWASGLEHPTIETAAPHFDLTHLGKGPARLDMDALVSANFHFMKHADDARLAALILPHLGRAADDPAKTLLTAAMPGLKERAKTVPHLAETAAFYLAARPIPVEEGAQALLTDETKPRIRAVYEALQAQEDWSHEALAALVKAQAKVLDLPFAKLGQPLRAALTGRTNSPGVAEVMALLGREESLGRLADALA, via the coding sequence ATGAGCACGATCACACGTTTTGCCCCGTCGCCCACGGGGATGCTGCATATCGGCGGGGCGCGCACGGCCCTGTTCACCATCCTCTATGCCCGTCACACGGGGGGGAAGGCGCTGCTGCGCATCGACGATACCGACCGCGAGCGCTCGACCGACGCGGCGGTGCAGGCGATTTTCGAAGGGCTGGACTGGCTGGGCCTGACGTTTGACGGCGAACCGACCTTCCAGCACACGCGCCTCGCCCGGCATATCGAGGTTGCCGAGCAGTTGCTGGCGGCGGGTAAGGCCTACCGCTGCTATGCGACGGCGGAAGAGCTGGAAGAAATGCGCAAATCGGCTGCCCGGCGCGGCCTGCCGCCGCGCTACGATGGCCGCTGGCGCGACCGCGACCCGAGCGAAGCGCCCGAAGGTGCAACCTTCGTCATCCGCCTCAAAGCACCGCGCACCGGCAGCACGATTATCCCCGATCGGGTGCACGGTACGATCACCTTTGCCAACAGCGATCTTGACGATTTCGTGCTGCTGCGGGCCGATGGGTCGCCGACCTATATGCTCTCCACCGTTGTGGACGATATCGACATGGGCGTGACCCATGTGATTCGCGGCGACGATCATATGACCAACGCCGCCCGTCAGGCGCAGATTTACGATGCGCTGGGCGCGGCACGGCCGGTCTATGCCCATATTCCGCTTATTCATGGGCCAGACGGGCAGAAACTTTCCAAGCGCCACGGCGCGGTCGGCATCGGCGAGTACCGCGATCAGGGCTATTTGCCGGAAGCGGTTCTGTCGTACCTGATGGGTCTCGGTTGGGCGTCGGGGCTAGAGCATCCGACGATCGAAACCGCCGCGCCGCACTTCGACCTGACCCACCTGGGCAAAGGCCCGGCGCGTTTGGATATGGATGCGCTGGTGTCGGCCAACTTCCATTTCATGAAACATGCCGACGATGCCCGCCTCGCCGCGCTGATCCTGCCGCACCTCGGCCGCGCCGCCGACGATCCGGCAAAGACGCTGCTGACGGCGGCCATGCCGGGGCTGAAGGAGCGGGCGAAGACCGTTCCCCATCTCGCCGAAACCGCCGCCTTCTACCTCGCCGCCCGCCCAATTCCGGTGGAGGAGGGGGCGCAAGCGCTGCTGACCGACGAAACGAAACCGCGCATCCGCGCGGTTTATGAGGCCTTGCAGGCGCAAGAGGATTGGTCGCACGAGGCGCTGGCGGCTTTGGTAAAAGCCCAGGCCAAAGTGCTCGATTTGCCGTTCGCCAAGCTCGGCCAGCCGCTGCGCGCCGCCCTGACCGGACGCACCAACTCCCCCGGTGTGGCGGAGGTGATGGCCCTGCTCGGGCGGGAAGAAAGCCTGGGACGGCTGGCGGACGCGCTCGCCTAG
- a CDS encoding branched-chain amino acid ABC transporter permease: MQIMAFLRRYARRYHLGIASAFLTVLLLTACEKEPRDLLAACTDLVAAFEPADRPVTRGVPQVVGPLSVRIEFSWGAGERDALTCHFAARAQALETPPLRAVETLRRGALSDRELMVLDLWARLPGAGPTLYQPGQVWEKQALSGTAYFVQQMLNALSVGSLYALIAVGYALIFSLLEIVNFAFGELAMVGSILAVIVILLLGGAGVDSAWVLLPAAVMAVLAYGGVLGAVIDRSVYRPLGRDSRLTPLVAAIGLALVVQNSVLLAQGARSKYLPPLIGGGWTLHLGESTVRFSFNQLTLMLLTLCVGIALHYSVQRTRFGRDLRACAADPKMAALLGVPVDKVIARAFMLSTALAGLGGLVSVVYYGQTDHSIGLALGFKALTGAILGGIGSLTGAMAGALLVGLVEILFAGFVSNEMRDLAVFVLLVGGLIVRPTGVFGTKNETSS, translated from the coding sequence ATGCAGATTATGGCTTTCCTAAGGCGTTATGCGCGCCGCTATCATCTCGGGATTGCATCGGCTTTTCTGACAGTTTTATTGCTAACGGCCTGCGAGAAAGAGCCGCGCGATTTGCTGGCCGCTTGTACCGATTTGGTGGCGGCTTTCGAACCCGCCGATAGGCCTGTAACGCGCGGCGTGCCGCAGGTAGTTGGCCCGCTGTCGGTGCGGATCGAATTTTCCTGGGGGGCGGGGGAGCGGGACGCATTGACCTGCCATTTCGCCGCCCGGGCGCAAGCGCTGGAGACCCCGCCGCTGCGGGCGGTCGAAACCCTGCGGCGCGGGGCACTGAGCGACCGGGAACTGATGGTGCTCGATCTCTGGGCGCGACTACCGGGGGCGGGGCCGACACTCTACCAACCCGGGCAAGTGTGGGAAAAACAGGCGCTTAGCGGTACGGCCTATTTCGTTCAGCAGATGCTCAATGCCCTCTCGGTCGGCAGTCTCTATGCCTTGATCGCAGTTGGCTACGCGCTGATCTTCAGTTTGTTGGAAATCGTGAATTTCGCCTTTGGGGAGCTGGCGATGGTCGGCTCCATCCTGGCAGTTATCGTGATCCTTCTCCTGGGCGGGGCGGGCGTGGACAGCGCCTGGGTGTTGCTGCCCGCCGCCGTCATGGCTGTGCTCGCCTATGGCGGTGTGCTGGGCGCGGTGATCGACCGTAGCGTCTACCGACCGCTTGGGCGCGACAGCCGCTTAACGCCGCTTGTCGCCGCCATCGGCCTCGCCCTCGTGGTGCAGAACAGCGTGCTGCTCGCCCAAGGCGCCCGCAGCAAATATCTACCGCCGCTGATCGGCGGCGGTTGGACGCTGCATTTGGGCGAGTCCACCGTCCGTTTTAGCTTCAATCAACTTACGCTGATGCTGCTGACCCTCTGTGTCGGGATCGCCTTGCATTATTCCGTGCAGCGCACGCGCTTTGGCCGCGATCTGCGCGCCTGCGCCGCCGATCCGAAAATGGCGGCACTGTTGGGGGTGCCGGTCGATAAGGTCATCGCCCGCGCCTTTATGCTCTCGACGGCGCTGGCGGGACTGGGCGGCCTCGTTTCGGTCGTTTATTACGGCCAGACTGACCATAGCATCGGCCTTGCCCTGGGGTTCAAAGCGCTGACCGGCGCTATTCTCGGCGGTATCGGCAGCTTGACCGGGGCGATGGCGGGCGCTTTGCTGGTCGGGTTGGTGGAAATTCTCTTTGCTGGCTTCGTGTCGAACGAAATGCGCGATCTCGCCGTCTTCGTCCTGCTCGTCGGTGGGTTGATCGTGCGGCCAACGGGCGTATTTGGCACTAAAAACGAGACAAGCTCATGA